A genomic window from Bacteroidota bacterium includes:
- a CDS encoding sigma-54 dependent transcriptional regulator, with product MNELKILVLDDEKRVREEIEEFLVGNHYKVYKAASPSEAFTVLKKNKIDIGIIDIKLPEMDGITVMKKIKEQDPTIEIIMISGHGDMNSVIDAMRSGAADYFPKPFRLLEINNAIERTKRFRDLNLKLQEVEASNTLLSKELHDNIGQRLIGDSSALKKVIDLMSKVSKSDTTSVLITGESGTGKELIARGIHYLSNRKNKSFHSVNCSAIPESLFESEFFGHKKGSFTGADSDKQGWFEIADKGTLFLDEISDMPLNQQAKLLRVLEERKVSKVGSYQLIPVDVRVIAASNRDLEKMSEDNKFRFDLYHRLSSFVVHIPPLRERKEDIKVLLNFFIKEYSRKMAKSIKTVDPVIFNDLLDYSFPGNVRELKNMVERAMIVCDEDHLSINHFLFNRDKITKNPDPQNEMLDIELIEKELIIKALERSGYNKSKAATLLNISWQSLDRRLKKYGISDQS from the coding sequence ATGAACGAGCTTAAAATATTAGTACTTGATGACGAAAAAAGAGTAAGAGAAGAAATTGAGGAATTTCTGGTAGGGAATCACTATAAGGTTTATAAAGCCGCCTCACCTTCTGAAGCTTTTACAGTTCTGAAAAAAAACAAAATCGATATTGGAATTATTGATATCAAATTGCCTGAAATGGACGGAATAACGGTGATGAAAAAAATAAAAGAACAGGATCCAACCATTGAAATCATTATGATTTCGGGTCATGGCGATATGAACAGTGTTATTGATGCCATGCGCTCAGGTGCGGCTGATTATTTCCCAAAACCTTTTCGTTTGCTGGAAATAAACAATGCCATTGAACGGACCAAACGATTTCGAGATTTAAACCTTAAACTTCAGGAAGTTGAAGCAAGTAATACGCTGTTATCAAAAGAATTACATGATAATATTGGTCAGCGTTTAATCGGAGATAGCAGTGCCCTAAAGAAAGTGATCGACCTAATGAGCAAAGTATCAAAAAGCGATACAACCTCAGTTTTGATTACAGGAGAAAGTGGAACGGGTAAAGAGCTGATTGCAAGAGGCATTCACTATTTAAGTAACCGAAAAAACAAGTCATTTCACTCGGTAAATTGCTCCGCCATTCCTGAAAGTTTATTTGAAAGTGAATTTTTCGGGCACAAAAAAGGATCGTTTACAGGTGCTGATAGTGACAAACAGGGCTGGTTCGAAATTGCAGATAAAGGAACCCTGTTTTTAGATGAAATCAGCGATATGCCTTTAAATCAGCAGGCAAAGCTCTTGCGTGTGCTAGAAGAACGAAAAGTAAGCAAGGTAGGTTCATATCAATTAATCCCGGTTGATGTAAGAGTAATCGCTGCCTCAAATCGTGATCTCGAAAAGATGAGCGAAGACAATAAATTCCGTTTTGACCTCTACCATCGTTTAAGCTCGTTTGTTGTTCATATTCCGCCCTTGCGTGAGCGCAAGGAAGATATAAAAGTACTTTTAAACTTTTTCATAAAGGAATATTCCAGAAAGATGGCAAAATCCATTAAAACGGTAGATCCGGTTATTTTTAATGACTTACTTGATTATTCTTTCCCCGGGAATGTGCGCGAACTAAAGAATATGGTAGAGCGCGCGATGATCGTTTGTGATGAAGATCATTTAAGTATTAATCATTTTCTGTTTAATCGCGATAAAATAACTAAGAATCCAGATCCGCAAAATGAAATGCTCGATATTGAGTTAATCGAAAAGGAACTCATAATCAAAGCACTTGAGCGATCAGGCTATAACAAATCAAAAGCTGCAACCTTATTGAATATTTCATGGCAATCACTTGATCGGCGTCTTAAAAAGTATGGGATTTCTGATCAATCCTGA